A window of Patescibacteria group bacterium contains these coding sequences:
- a CDS encoding 50S ribosomal protein L7/L12 gives MSDEVKVEVPAKFASLVSEIEKLSVLDLAELVKCLEAKFGVSAAPAMVMAAAGAGAAAAEEKSSFDVELTGAGASKIAVIKAVREITGLGLAEAKGIVDAAPKVVKAGVAKAEAEEMKKKLEEAGAQVTLK, from the coding sequence ATGTCAGACGAAGTGAAAGTCGAGGTCCCGGCGAAGTTCGCCTCCCTCGTGAGCGAGATCGAGAAGCTCTCCGTGCTCGACCTCGCCGAGCTCGTGAAGTGCCTGGAAGCGAAGTTCGGCGTGTCCGCCGCCCCGGCCATGGTGATGGCCGCCGCCGGCGCCGGCGCTGCCGCCGCGGAAGAGAAGTCCTCCTTCGACGTGGAGCTCACCGGCGCCGGTGCCAGCAAGATCGCCGTCATCAAGGCCGTGCGCGAAATCACGGGCCTGGGCCTTGCCGAGGCCAAGGGGATCGTGGATGCCGCCCCCAAAGTGGTGAAGGCCGGCGTCGCGAAGGCCGAGGCCGAGGAAATGAAGAAGAAGCTCGAGGAAGCCGGCGCGCAGGTGACTTTGAAGTAA
- a CDS encoding 50S ribosomal protein L10 — protein sequence MAKTRAQKEEALSGLVDKLGRMKAAVFTSIAGYTMGDADALRAKGRETGVELTVAKKTLLQKALEQSGLKVEKGALSGSILATFGMEDEVAPAKLVADLAKGKDKEGIQIVGGILEGKFVGADAMKALAKLESKQAQRGRVVGTMFAPVSAFVRVLEAIRVKQAA from the coding sequence ATGGCCAAAACCAGGGCTCAAAAGGAAGAGGCCCTTTCCGGGCTCGTCGACAAGCTCGGCCGCATGAAGGCGGCGGTGTTCACCTCGATCGCGGGGTACACCATGGGCGACGCCGACGCGCTGCGCGCAAAGGGGCGCGAGACCGGCGTCGAGCTCACCGTGGCGAAGAAGACGCTTCTTCAGAAGGCGCTCGAACAGTCGGGCCTCAAGGTCGAAAAGGGGGCGCTCTCCGGTTCCATCCTCGCCACCTTCGGCATGGAGGACGAAGTGGCTCCGGCCAAGCTCGTCGCGGACCTCGCGAAAGGCAAGGATAAGGAAGGGATCCAAATCGTCGGCGGCATCCTGGAAGGGAAGTTCGTCGGCGCGGACGCCATGAAGGCGCTCGCGAAGCTCGAGAGCAAGCAGGCGCAGCGCGGCCGCGTCGTGGGCACCATGTTCGCTCCCGTGTCCGCCTTCGTCCGCGTGCTGGAAGCGATCCGTGTGAAGCAGGCGGCTTAA
- a CDS encoding UMP kinase: MTGKPTFVLSLGGSIVAPKGGMDTEFLKGFRELILRHVSRGWRFLIVVGGGATARAYQDAARKMGNLTRDDLDWLGIHATRMNGHLLRTLFRDVAHPAVIKDPTRAPTRWAKPVMIGAGWKPGWSTDYVAVRLAKRLGTDFIVNLSNIDYLYDKDPGKHKDAEPVMRIGWKEFRKMVGEEWDPGMNVPFDPVAAKLASASRMKVAIVNGTDLKNLDALLSGHRFTGTMVGG, encoded by the coding sequence ATGACCGGTAAGCCCACCTTCGTCCTGTCCCTCGGCGGATCCATCGTGGCGCCCAAGGGCGGCATGGACACCGAGTTCCTCAAGGGGTTCCGCGAGCTCATCCTGCGCCACGTCTCGCGGGGATGGCGGTTCCTCATCGTCGTCGGCGGAGGGGCGACGGCGCGCGCGTACCAGGACGCGGCGCGCAAGATGGGCAACCTCACCCGCGATGACCTCGACTGGCTGGGCATCCACGCCACGCGCATGAACGGCCACCTGCTGCGCACCCTCTTCCGCGACGTGGCGCACCCGGCCGTCATCAAGGATCCCACGCGCGCGCCCACGCGCTGGGCGAAGCCGGTCATGATCGGCGCCGGATGGAAGCCTGGGTGGAGCACCGACTACGTGGCCGTGCGCCTTGCCAAGCGCCTAGGCACGGATTTCATCGTGAACCTGTCCAACATCGACTACTTGTACGACAAGGATCCGGGCAAGCACAAGGATGCCGAGCCCGTCATGCGGATCGGCTGGAAGGAGTTCCGCAAGATGGTGGGAGAGGAGTGGGACCCGGGCATGAACGTCCCGTTCGACCCGGTGGCCGCGAAGCTCGCCTCCGCGTCCAGGATGAAAGTGGCCATCGTGAACGGCACGGACCTCAAGAATCTCGACGCGCTCCTCTCCGGGCATCGGTTCACGGGGACCATGGTCGGGGGTTGA
- a CDS encoding phage holin family protein, with protein MSLILRWILNALALIVIANVVPGFGVDGFYAALVAALVLGLVNALIRPLLFILTLPVTVLTLGAFAFVINALMIWLTSTIVKGFHVSGFLPAFMAAFLLWVVSMGTNWLIKHAKET; from the coding sequence ATGTCCCTCATTCTCCGCTGGATCCTCAATGCGCTCGCGCTCATCGTCATCGCAAACGTCGTCCCAGGATTCGGCGTGGACGGGTTCTATGCGGCGCTCGTCGCGGCGCTCGTGCTCGGCCTCGTGAACGCGCTCATCCGGCCCCTCCTGTTCATCCTCACGTTGCCGGTGACCGTCCTCACGCTCGGAGCGTTCGCGTTCGTGATCAACGCGCTCATGATTTGGCTCACGAGCACCATCGTGAAAGGGTTCCACGTTTCCGGGTTCCTTCCCGCGTTCATGGCCGCGTTCCTGCTCTGGGTCGTGAGCATGGGCACCAACTGGCTTATCAAGCACGCAAAAGAAACATGA
- the xseB gene encoding exodeoxyribonuclease VII small subunit: MAKKAVNFAKAFQELEAITEWFERDEADLDEGLKKFERGLELAAACKEKLSEVENKVREIKAKYESV, from the coding sequence ATGGCAAAGAAAGCCGTCAATTTCGCCAAAGCCTTCCAGGAGCTGGAAGCCATTACCGAGTGGTTCGAGCGCGACGAAGCCGACCTCGACGAGGGGCTCAAGAAGTTCGAGCGCGGGCTCGAGCTCGCCGCCGCCTGCAAGGAAAAGCTTTCAGAGGTGGAGAACAAGGTGCGCGAGATCAAGGCCAAATACGAATCCGTCTGA
- the xseA gene encoding exodeoxyribonuclease VII large subunit, whose translation MSVPAAISVAQYLDLVNDRLREVPSDVGVEGEVSDLRVSHGKWVSFDLKDAEAGAVLKCFMTVWQLSVPLEDGMRVRVTGGAKVSPKFGKFQMDVRAVELVGEGALKRAYLALKAKLQEEGLFDGARKRPLPRFPERVGLITSREAAAYGDFLRVLGNRWGGVDVLFSSVHVQGASAVPEILAAFAHFNALPEAERPDVLVLTRGGGGLEDLHAFNDESVARAVFSCRIPVVVGIGHERDESLCDYVADVRASTPSNAAERVCPSREEVRYEVESMARHVETRLREKLDAHRRTVGHVASAAGAFVSRERERLYATVSAFDGAAGRWIPRLRERVFGGERLLKNVDPTRVLARGYGIVSVGGHVARDASALEVGAEVEVRLARGRFDADVTRINGKGKQRLI comes from the coding sequence ATGTCCGTCCCCGCCGCCATCTCCGTCGCCCAATACCTCGACCTGGTGAACGACCGGCTGCGCGAGGTGCCTTCGGACGTGGGCGTGGAAGGGGAGGTGTCGGATTTGCGCGTAAGCCACGGCAAGTGGGTGAGCTTCGACCTGAAGGACGCCGAAGCCGGAGCGGTGCTCAAGTGCTTCATGACCGTGTGGCAGCTGTCCGTGCCGCTTGAGGACGGGATGCGCGTGCGCGTGACCGGGGGAGCCAAGGTGAGCCCCAAGTTCGGCAAGTTCCAGATGGACGTGCGGGCGGTCGAGCTCGTCGGCGAAGGGGCGCTCAAGCGGGCGTACCTCGCGCTCAAGGCGAAACTCCAGGAAGAAGGGCTGTTCGACGGCGCGCGCAAGCGGCCGCTCCCGCGGTTTCCCGAGCGCGTCGGGCTCATCACCTCGCGCGAGGCCGCGGCGTACGGCGATTTCCTGCGCGTGCTCGGCAACCGCTGGGGCGGGGTGGATGTGCTGTTTTCGAGCGTGCACGTGCAGGGCGCAAGCGCCGTGCCCGAGATCCTTGCCGCGTTCGCCCATTTCAACGCGCTCCCCGAGGCGGAGCGTCCCGACGTGCTCGTGCTCACGCGCGGCGGCGGCGGGCTGGAGGACCTGCACGCGTTCAACGACGAGTCCGTGGCCCGCGCCGTGTTCTCGTGTCGGATTCCCGTCGTCGTCGGGATCGGCCATGAGCGCGACGAGTCGCTGTGCGACTACGTGGCGGACGTCCGGGCGTCCACGCCGAGCAACGCGGCCGAGCGCGTCTGTCCGAGCCGCGAGGAGGTGCGCTATGAGGTCGAAAGTATGGCGCGCCACGTCGAGACGCGCCTGCGCGAGAAGCTCGACGCGCATCGACGGACGGTCGGCCACGTGGCATCAGCCGCCGGAGCGTTCGTGTCTCGGGAGCGCGAGCGGCTCTACGCGACCGTCTCCGCCTTCGACGGCGCGGCCGGACGTTGGATCCCGCGCTTGCGCGAGCGCGTGTTCGGGGGCGAACGGCTGCTGAAGAACGTCGACCCCACGCGCGTGCTCGCGCGCGGGTACGGGATCGTGAGCGTGGGCGGCCACGTGGCCCGCGACGCGTCCGCCCTTGAGGTGGGAGCCGAAGTCGAGGTACGATTGGCGCGCGGGCGCTTTGACGCCGACGTGACGCGGATTAACGGGAAGGGGAAGCAGAGGTTGATATGA